In Brassica napus cultivar Da-Ae chromosome C2, Da-Ae, whole genome shotgun sequence, the sequence GTTTCTCAAACTATTCGGTTCGAAAACCAAtactttaaaatgaaataaaattgaCATTTGAATTTTCGTATCTCATCTCTTAGAAGTCAATCACATATGACACGCTAAAGCTttaaatcaacaagaacaaaaCTCGACCTGTTCAAAACTCAACTACGTGACTGAAAAAAAATCTTCTATTGCATGAcctttattttgaaataactgATAAGGTCATTATTAATTCCTGATCTTTACAAAAGTTTCAAAGATTATTTTCTTCCGttgagtttgaaaaaaaaatagattcttcttctcTATATCACTTTGGTTAGTTTTACTGATCTTTGGCACTTTCCCCTTTACATGTTACTActaattattaacaaaaaaaggacTATGAAATTGTGTATAAAGTTAAATATAATGGTGGAATCATTAGTTTAAGACATATATTATCCATTGTAGAACAACaagaacatatttatatattttaaaattcacacaaaaaaaaagaatagaaatTCTTTAAAACTAGGAAAGATTAGTAAATATGTGAAGTGAACTAAATAATGAGAAATTGTTTGTTCCTCTTATAAACGTTTAGTgaaccgatttttttttttaaatgtcaagTTATTAcaacatttaacaaaaatatatatttgcataaacaTATACTAGTTTGCTAGGATTTAGCTAGTTGGTGGGCCCTTTCACAAAGAACAAGTAATGGTTTGTCCTTCTTGTCATTATAAATATCAAGAAAGTCTTGCACATTCTCGAATCACAGCACACTCTTTCTACTACTCAACATTATCATACATACATCATCTCATACATCACCATGACCCAACGAGCCAACCCCAAGACTGGCTGCCTCACGGCGGTTGTCCGCCGTCTTTTATGTTCCGGCAGCCAACAAACCCACCCTTCCGACAACATTCTCGACTCTGACGAAACACTCCAGTTACTAAGCACTTACGAAGAAATCGAAGAGCcaaagaaagagacaaaaaccgaaacccaaacccaagAAGACGAcgtctctcctcctcctcctcccaatGTTGTAGCCAAACTCATGGGTCTAGATGACCCCGCACCGGGATCAAACCGGTTTAGATACTTTGACGATTCCGGTTCAGCTGTCGCACGCAGCAAATCGGTTAACTTCATGGACTATATCCTTAGAGttaaagaggaggaagaagaagatgagaaagatggtCATCTCACGTGCCGGAGAGTAAGAGCGTCGGTTTCCTTCCGGGAGATAGTCCCAACCTCGGCGAGATCAAGCTCGAACCAACAACAGAAGAAGCACGACTTCTTGCTGATGTATCTCGACAAGCTGGACGAGAAGAGGGAACTTGTCGGATCATCGTCTTCGTCAAGGTCTAAGAGGTTCGAGAAGGTATTAGAAGATTCCAAGAAGCCGCCATTGCCACctccggagaagaagaaggagaacgaGAAAGTGGCCAAGAAGTTTAAAGACGAGCGGAGGAAAgtagcaaagaagaagaagaagagtgagaaCGGAAGTGATCATGTTAACGGAGCTAAGAAAGTTCGATGGTTTCTCTCTCCGTCCAAGAGTAAGTCCACCGAGAAGATGGCGCTtctaggaggaggaggaggtgaaTGTAAGAACATCCCGGCGGATGAGTTTAGCGGAAAAGAGACAGAGTCTCcggaaaataaatcaaatgcGAGTCCGGTTTCGGTTCTTGATCGAGATCTTTATGATTATCTAATCCTTGATGATGACTACTACTTCTCAGGTGAGTCTATTACTATACCTTACTAATTATTTATGTACCTATTCCAAAGtcattattacattttttttttgttaaaatatttgaacGTAGTTGCTGCCTCATTTGAATTTTGGAGAAAATGgtaatttgattttaataattttctgaTTTTAGATGAATGAGATGCTAAAAATTTAGTCAACattatttcatttaaattatttactttatatatcgTATTTAATAGACATATTCAAAATTTCATCAATGTGATTAAATATAATTCCGATATTAATCTTTAATGTCAGACTAATATAATTCCGAATTTGAACAAGGACAGTTTCGGTTTAATGTTTGAACATCTTTCTTGGTTTTACTGTAAAAAGCTGCATAAATGAGACTTTGTTATTGGGAGAAAAAATAAATGTGACTTTGTCAAGATTTTACCCACCTTCaagaatttttatgttttatcttCCCCcaaaaaatgtattaaaatctttactttaatttgaaaaaaaaaacaggagatTCAGAAAGTGCATCGGAGTTGTCAACAAAGCAAGTAGAGACAACAGCAGCAAAATCTTCATGCTCTTCATCACCAGCAAGAACAAGGACAAATTCcaagaaagaaaacaacaatAACACCAACAGTGATTCTGAAGAGACAGAGTTTATCACAAAGCTAATGAATATGCTCTCAGATCTGTCTGAGGAAGACATGAAGTCTTCAACTTGGGTTTCTACTTCGTCAACTAAACCCGTTGACTACACTCAAGTCGAAGATTTTTGTGTTGAATTTGGTCAGGAGATTCTTGACCTTGTTATGGACCAGTTAGTTGATGAACTGTTGTATCTAGTTTGATTTTTACTTCCCAATCATCAAATTATGTCGTTCTATCATATCTCATAATCCAATCGTTAACCAAAGACTCACAACAGCCGTAATTATCACCATTCTGTAATTCCTGAAATTGTTATGACTTATGATGCATATAGTTTATGTTTTCCTCAGGATCTATATTCGACCTTAAAATGAGCTGCGACTGTTTAATTGGCGGAAACATAACTTAATGacgtaaatattatatattttgaatttaagatAGAATGAAAACATTTAATACTTatgatttgtaaataatttaaaattaattcttttttttatataaatagtgCAAACAAATGCACTTATCAAAAACATGGTGTGAATTAACTATTGCTAATCACACAATGACCAAATAGCACAAGTATAATCTTGATGACTCCTATTGTAAAGAATGAAATCAAATTTGATATGATGCGATATTAATGATAAATATGAAACAATTTTAAACAGATTACATGGTCCGAAAACAGCCATATATACTTTCTTCTGAAGTTTGCAGAGCCCCGTAGCTTCGAAATACGTACTGTCTGTCTCCTTTATGTCTATTTCACATGCAAATTATGGTCTCCTTCTAACGTTACTTCTTTGACgtttttttgtatgtttctgCTTTCTTGTTTGGGGTTCACATGTTATTTTCCCACTCTAACttatttaaacttcaaattataaatatttgatctaATCtaccagaaaaaaaatatttagtaaaaatcaattaaGAAAGCGCAAAAGCGATACATGAAAGTTTGTACGAGTGGATCTTTTAGTGCTTACTAATCCTAAGGTTCTACTTCTTCTATCCAACTGACACGGTTTTAACTATGTTGCGATCTGCTTGgtagctgttttttttttctaacatttGGCAGCTGTCTCTTGCAACCGcagaaaagaaagaaatcaaATCCATAACTCAAATAGCTGCTTATAGAAAataggatatatattatatatataatatatatatatatgatcacaAATAACGCGGTGAAGTGGGACAAATGTGAATTGAGAACGAAGACTTTTGTCtagtttaattttgtttatcgAGTGATTAAAAATTATGGGGGGTTTTATAAGCAGACTAAAGTAGCAAAAAATACTAAACCAATTTGATTTTGAACACCTATAAGAAATTACCTGAGCAAACAAGAAATTTAATCCGATCGAATATGGTTGAGTTCAAGTAAAAAAGAACCATACCATGACATATATCATTTTGATTTGTCGTTCTCAATAACCAGTTACTCATActataaagaaaacaaacattaaTTAGATATGATTTTAATGAGATTTAAGTAGCTAATTAAGGAACTAGCTATAATTAACCCATATgcttaaacaaaatataaaaaattagaagCCTTGATGTTGATCATCATCTTGATCTCTGTTAAGCTGATTAAGCAAAACATCAATGAGAGTATCTCTCTTCTGAGCCCTAGCTTCCTCTCTCAGCCGTCTCTCATCCTCTctctccatccacctcctctccGCGGCGGCTCTCTCCTCCTCTAGCTCCGCCATTCTCCTCTGccactctttctctctcttctccttctctctcgcCTTCATCTCCCATGCATCTCTCCATTCTTTCTCCATCTTCACCGTTTGCCTCATAAAGTCCTCCAACATTTCTTTCAATGTACTACCCGCGGTTTCAGCTTTGCTAGTGCCTTTTCCTTTTTTCGCACGTTTTTTGGGATTAGTAAAAGTACTTGTAGTAATCACTTCTGTATCTTTCTTCTGTGTCTCGACGAAAGACAATAATTCCTTGTTGATGTCTTGATTTAGCTCCGCGACTTCTTCTACTTCTTCGTCAGATGAGAACTGATTATGTTTTCTCTTAGAAGAAGTTCTTGGTTCTGACCACAACATTCTTTGCATTCTTGCTGTGAAAATCGATTGGATCTCGTTGTAAAATGGGAATTGCTGCCTAATAGGTTCTGGCTCAGTCGTTTCACACACCTGTCCCATTTATATTCAATATGTAATATATGTCGTGCATATACTAGACTATATGTTGTTCATGCATGTAAATATGACACTATTATGCATGCTACTTTTGTTGCCTTGTACTTAACGTATAACGGTATCTACATGTATATATGTAGACGTATTCAATTATCATGTGACTAGTAAAACGTTTCTTAATACTTAAGGTCACGCATCCGTTATATATAAcggtaattgtttttttttgtggcaTTTTATGAACACGAGATATTACTTAATTACTCACGAATTACCATGTGAAATATTAGTAGTGTAATAAACAAAAAAGGAGATATATAGTACTGGTATATAACGGATCAAATGTGAACATAATTAAGCCGTATCATGAAACTCAAAACTAATTAAACGCATTAAAGTCTAATATCTAACTTGTTTCCACTAATGGCAGGGTCTAAACAACCGAAGAGATTAGGTTAAACTATGTGTAATATAGTTCATCTATACATACACCACGCATAGACTAGTGGTTTCCAATATGCATACTCACCGGCCACCGCAGATGAAAGAATACGTACACATAATcataatttttagaaagataTAGCATACTTCTAAAAATGATGCATATACTTGTACTCATGATCATAGAACAACATCAACAGGTGTATATATAGTTAATTTAGACTATATATATAGGGAATAATTAATAGATAAACAGTTGAAGGTAACCTTGTATCTAGAGACGAGGTTCTTCCACTTGCTCTTACACTGTTCCGCGCTCCGAGCAAAACCCTTGTCGGCCATTTTAGCGACGACGACTTCCCAAAGTAGCTTATTACGtttggtttccatgaaagtctGATCTAGCTCTTCTCTTATACCCAAAAGCTCCTTTGTCTCATCTATGCTCCACTGTGGGATTCTCTCACCTCCTCCACCGAGATCCATCGCAACCGTCGTGCTCTGCGGCGGTGGAGGGAGCTGTTGCTGTTGGATCAACTGATAAAGTTGATGGTCGTGATGGTGAAAAGGGTTACGTCGGTCCATTATTGGGATCGAAGTCTTGGTGACGTAAAGAAAGTAAGAGTTGTTTTAGGGTtacttataaataaagagaGGTTTCTTTGGAAAAGAGGAGAAGAcagagaggatgaagaagaagagatatctTAATTAATTTATGAGCTGGTGTGAAAAGAAGGTGTAATTGTCAAGGGAAGATTGAAGtatactttttgttttgtttttctctaatttttataagatttttttttaaaaaaaattgaatatactAGAAGTTCTATAATAATTTATCGGAATAAAATGTTACAtatctcttttcttttaaagcCTATACTGCAAAGAAATCTGTACTCTGAGGTTAAGTTtacatatctatatattttcttcgCCAGAATTTATTGATTCTTAGGACATATAAAGTTTTATCTTTCAAACTGATGACCGGTTAGTGAAAAGGACACACTTCCGggattagaaaagaaaataacacTAAAAGTTAAGATTTGATTTAAGTAgctaactaatttttttttttaaactcttaTCTTCCTGTCTTCTAGAGTTTTGAGGTACTTAAAGTGGCAAAACTCTACCAGATATAAATTCAAGCTtacaataataattatatatatagaaaaaagaagaagggtgaTAATGTGGTCCATTGTTTCTGACGAACCGTGTTGATGAAAGTAAACAAATATTACATGAAATGCACTAGAGACGTCGCTCCCTCCCACCTGTCATCCCACGTTAAGACAAAGGGATGCAAAAATATCATAATGGATTTTATGTTATTGGTTACGCTTTCCCTATAAATGTTCCTACAACGACCGTAGTTATACAAACTTcattctaatttttgttttaaatgaaaGAGAAGCTGCATGATTAGTCTCTTGTTCGTTGGCTAAGATAACAACAATAGTTTTCTGTCAACATCTTCAGGTGAAAGTTGAAAATATCGTTTTTATACCAAAGAAATTTGCAGGAGGGAAATTAACGGGAGAGAGACGGTCAAGCATTGACGGTGAGAATAATGCAAGAGATTGAAATAATAACCTACCAAAAAGGAGGTGTTTCTCCTCACTCTAATTTCGCCGCCATGATTAATCATTTTTGACTTAATAAATCTATTGACAAATTTtctgaaattttattattaattatttagtcAGCTAGAGTAATGGTTTTAAAATCGATCTGAACAAGCCGATCAAATTGTTGACACTTGACGGAGAGAAGACAACATGTCTTGATCAGTAGTCATGAAAACATTTTTGCAATATCTTTTTTTATATCAGTCAGTGACTTAAAAATCAGCTTCAGCAGGGTTCTTCACGTCCAGAGTCAAGTTTTTGGGTTCGTTTCAACATTTTGGATGGTTACCCAACACAAACATGATAACATTCTTTTACAAAAAACTAAACTTAAGCAATCTCTCATCGTTGTcaagtttatttatttgtattagtCTTTGATTCAAGAAAAACATTACAATCGCTAATGATACAGTGACATCTTTAATTTAATTCTACAAAAttcatttgaaataaaataaaatcttttaaaaaatgctACCAATACATGGAGGAGAAAAGTTAcactcactcttcttcttcttcttcttctgcagaAGATTCCTTTGACTTGTCAACTTCAGACCTCTCGTTTTCTGAGGTTGCTGTGTCCTCCTCCATCTTCTCATTATCGGGCTGTCTCTGGCCTGACACTTGAGAATCTGATGTCTGGGTATGGCTCGTTGGTGCTGGAGGAGGATCCGAGTCCGACACTTGGGTGGTCTGACTCACTTCAGACTGCCCCGCACCAATGGGACTGCTCTGAGACTGACTCGTCTCTGACCGGCCCGTAGCTATAGGACTGCTTTGAGAATGACTGGCAACCACCTGACTGGTTTCCTGATTATGATCTGTTTCAGAGTGACTCAGAGGTACAGAGACTTGCTGAGACGGGCTCGTTTGCTCTTGTGACTCGCTTGCTTGCTGCTTTCCCTGACACTCTTGTGTTTCACTCGCCTGCATCTGACTCTCTTGTGTTTCACTCGCTTGCACCTGACTCTCTTGTGTCTCACTCGCTTGCACCTGACTCTCTTGTGTCTCACTCGCTTGCACCTGACTCTCTTGTGTCTCACTAGCTTGTACCTGACTCTCTTGTGTTTCACTTGCTTGTACTTGACTCGTCTGTGTTCCCTGAGAATCAGGGACAAGTCCAAGAACAGCCAATGTAGATctaacaaaaaagaaagaaaaaagattcaTATCTCTCAAATGGATTTTCCAAATAGCTGAAGGGCTTTGTCTTAATTCAAATCCGTAGacgattgaaaaaaaaagagagagagagagggaaaggTAACCTCGGAAGTGAAGACTGAATATCTGGCTGGCTGGCATGCGCCGCCAGAGGAGCTCTTAAGGATGAGATTTTAGTCAATGCATTTCCCAGCTGAGTTGGAGGAAGCTgcacaagaaaaataaaaaaaattcaatgatCAAAAATCCTTTTTCCTTCTTGCAATTGACAAATTAAGAAAAGCATAACGGAGTATTTTTATACATTACAGCTGAGATCTGAAAGACGCATACAAAGTAGAATAGGGAGGAgttaaaaagattttaataaatcCGTACCTGTAGTAAGACCTTGTATGATTGAGGCTGTGTTGACTGTGCACATTTCAAGAATCCTACCCACAGTTTTGGATATTTCCATATCTGAAGCAGTAATGTGTACATATCAAATCATAAGATTGAaccaagaacagagagagagagcatgACATTCCAAGAACATTACCGACCTGTTTGCTAACGAGACGAGAAAGGATCTCCAGGATAAAGTCGGACTAGTAGAACATTTAGTTGAAGAGATTATTATTTAAGTGAAAAATCAAATTGGGTTCCAAAAAGAGAGAAATGTTACGAGTTTGTTACCAGAGCTGGAAAAGCACCGATAGCTTGTAGAACTGTACGCATGAATAACATTGGCAGTGGAATTTGCTGGACCTGCACCCAGAAACTCGCCAATGAGCAAAAGATATCTCTAAGAAAAACAAACTGTGTCGGTAAGATGGAGACTGTTACTGTACCAGTTGGTTCAGAACGCTGGCTAAAACCTGTTGAGTGAATGTCTGCCTCTGTGCGAAACAGGTATTGCATGCATCTGTGATCTGTTAAGATAGTATTTGATTGAATAAGCAAACCTCCGGGTTTGTAAATTTTAGGAAAACAAGTGGCGGAGATCTCCTAAGCTGTTCATCTATTTGCTGCATGTTGTAAAGAAAATGGTCGAGGCATACCTGTTTAAGCGGTATTCCGTCTCTCGCTGGGTCAATGCTATGGATAGCAATTAAAACTTCTGATGGAGAAAGCACTGGACCAGACTGAGATGGTCCCTGAGAACCAAATTCCAGACTCAGAAGATCAAACTTACCTCAGACGCAAGAAGTACGCAATAGAAAGCTTAAATTAGATACCTGCAGGACACGAGAGAGTGCGACTTGGAATTTCTCCATAGGAAGATTGACCATATGAGGGAAAACACGTAGAACCtgttaaagagagagagagagagagagacaaattACAACGTCAGGAAAGCAGATTTACAACGTCAGAGAGAGACTAAGAAGAACCAATAGAAGGGGAAAAAGGTAGGAAAGCAGATTTACATCGTCTCTTGTCATGAACGGCAATATTGGGAAAATAATTTCTACATCCTGCAGTTCcatcaaaaattcaaaacccAAAGGATTAGAAAAAATGACGAATCACTAATAAGGAGTTTTCAATGTAACATTCCATTGTCCTCACCTTTATTCTTGTATCAAACAACTTTCTTATGGTATGTATCAACTCTGAAGAAGGCTTAGCCGCCTCAGTGAGGGTTTGAAGAACCTGTCATCAAGAAGAAACATTAAGAGAATATTAAAACTACTCACAGCTATTTGAAAAAGCCTTTTCACCTATTTGCAGGATAGAAGACAGAATTTAGAAGAAAGATGAAAACCTGCATTAGAAGGTTCTCACTTCCATTCGGTGGGTCTGCTATAATTTTAAGAAGCTCGGATGATGAGCCCATGGTACGAACTAGTATTGGGATTTGACGATGGATAGCCTACATACATAATCAGTGCGAATAAATAAcagagaaaaatataatactaatTTCAGAAAAGCATGCTCCAGACCTACCTGCTTAACAGGATCTGATGCATCTTTGTAAATGCTGAACACATGGACAAAAAGGGCGTGCTTCTGAAAATTAAATAGTAAGCATAGGAATCAAAACCTTTAGCAAAATTAGCTGCAAGCTTAAAGGCTAGAATTGTCATCTAGTAGAAGAACGGTGCAAAAATCACAAGACCTTGGTACATAGTGCAAAATAGAGTGACAAGCAGCGTTGGGCTTCGGTTACTGAAGTTGCTTCTAAGGACGAATCCATGCCCTCACCACTCACCGGCTGAAAAAAAAGTTGCGATCAGATATTTCTTATCCAAAAAATAATTTGCTTTCATGCACGAACAAGTACCTTTACACAATCCTTGCTCAACGTTTCAGCACCTCCTCTCTCTGAAGAAATGCAACTCACTACGGAAAATAGCTTGTCCTTTGCAAATTCCTCAATCTGTTGTGTAATGAATGATAAAGAATAGAGCTTGTTTGCCACCTGTATAATACGATACCCCGCAATTATTAACGTGGCAACACATCAAACAGCCGAATAGTACATCTCATGGTTTTGGGGAAACATACCAGGCGGATTGCTTTCATGCGAATCTCTTCCAAGGGGTGAACAGCACTCTTTTATTCAACAATATAGAGGAAAAGGGAATAAAATTAAGTGAGAGccataaagaagaagaacaacacaCTTGGGAAAAAGGAGAAAGAACCAAAAACACAATGCATGTATAAAAAATCCACTGAAACCTGAATGATGAAAATGTTTGCCGCGCCAAAGAAAAAACGAATCAGTAAAGAGATGAGATAGAAGAAACCTGCAAAGCAATCTTCAGGCAGTCATTCCGGATTCCAGGTCTCGTTAAAATCAGACTCCAAACCGCACTGAGGCCTTGAGTAACACGGTCTCCGCTAGGTAAGTCCTTTTCAACCTTGTCACCACTTTCAGGACAGCAAAACGATTCCAACAACTTCAGAACTGATTTTGGCAGAAATGGAGAATCTCCGAGCAATTTACTTAACGATTTATCAGACGGTGGAAAAGAATCTCTAAGTGCTTCAGcctagaaaataaagaaatgttTCTGAGAAATTTCCAAGTAAAAAGTCGATTAagattgttaaaaaaaagtgaATACTTACCACAGCCACCAAGAAACTTTCATATGCAGACGCAGCAGTAGTTGACGAGAAGAAATCTTGTTCTGCTTCTGCCTCCCCGTATAGCCTGTAGAGAACCCGCACAGTCAACTCATGTCCCTGACAACATAAGTGACAATGATCAGATAAAATGGCTTTTGAATCAAGTTGGGATGTCATTCATCATTTTCGACACTAAGATATAGCAGAGTCTAGCGAGGCTGAGAACactcaaaatttgaaaatctcCCGGGATATAATCCGAGTGTCAGAATCGAAACCACCAAAATTGGGGCTTTCGATGCCACCAAAATACAATAAGCATGTATACAAATACACAGGATTCACCGATTCAATTGTTCACCATTACAGACAGGAAAACAAATTCTCACCTCATGACTCAAATAATCAGAGAGAATGTGTTCCTGTAACATTTTCCAAGGGTCCAACTCCGAAGGAAACTGCAAAAATGGTAAATGTGACGATCAATTACTATGAGACAAAATGTCATAAATGATCATCTTGCCAACATATTGGTAGCAACTAGGACGTATTTAACAGGTATAAAACAGGAAAGCATCATAAAAAGCAAACATCAAGTAGTAGTACTACAACTATTCACTTTCTATAAGAACATTAGAGTTGAGGCAAGTGAGGCAAGAATCATGCAGAGGCCGATAAGTCTAAATTTATGAAATCACACAAAAGAAATTTTCCTGCAGAGTAATAACTCATAAGCTAAACTAAGAGAGAGCTAGAAGAGAGTCATCTTCTCAGAACGCTTACAGGAGCAAAAAAGAGATGTGAAAAAGATAGTTTAGAAAATGACCTCAACTCCCAAGTGAGCAAGAAGAGAAAAGCGAAGTTGTGAGCCACCAGACATTGATACTTGTTTATATGCTTCAACAATGCGTAAAAACACCAGCTTCTGCAAACTGTCTTTCTCTTCATCAGAAAGGTTGACAACAGGTGCCGATATCTTAGGCAAGAGAAACTGAGGCGCAGAAGCAAGTGAAGTTGCCGTTGAGGAAACCAAGCTGTTAGAACCTATGCCAGTCGCCTTTGGACTAAACTCCTCAGACTTATCCACTGACACTGATGGAATCACAGCGAGAAGAAGTTCTCCACTGGCACTCGTATCTTGGTTCTTGCTGGCGGCCTCCACATTTTTCGAACCCAATACAGAAGTAACAGGGGCTTCTGATAACACATAACGTTGAGCAGAAGAATCTAGTCCAGGTATACCACTTTCTATATTCCCTCTGTAATCCACATTTGGTGGAAGCTCAATATTGCCCTCTTCATTTACTGAAGAGGCTGATAAGCCACTTGCAATAACTGCATCTACAGCCGGAAATATCGGCTGGTCCACATGATTCACACAGAGTTCTTCACCTTCCTGCCATTGGTGAGATTTAAATGTACAGTACAATCTTTAAAACTAGGAagcaaaaaaaaggaagaaatgaCGCAATAAAATATAACACATATAAATACTTCTAATTGAGTAAAGAGCACCCATACATTTTCCGTTTTCGGTGTGTGAGGATTTATCAGGGCAGCAACTGGTGGGAATGCAGTTGACAGTGAAAGAACACCAGCCACAAACGATGGTGGATATTTAATTTGTGCATCACTACCAACTATAGACATGTTCATCACCAGCTCATCGGTGCCATCAGCATAAGAGGAACCATTTAGTAGAATATTATGCATATTAGCCATCACAACATCGGCCAGCAGATCCGCAGAAATACTTGAAATAAGGATCTCTAGAGATCCAATTGCTTTTTCACCCTGGGCAACCAATGCTCCAAACATAGCAACCAGTTGCTGAACAGGTCCAGTATCACTTACTCCTCTGCTATTACTTGGTCCAGTTGAAGCAGAAGTAACCAGAGGTAGAGAGCCAACACTGTTACCATTTAATCCTTCAGTAGATTCTCCTGACACAGAAGGTGTTATTCTTGATCGTTTTCCAGTCAAAGCATCTCCATTTAGATCAATATTGTATTCCGATCCAGATCTTTTCCTACCAAAGTTACTTTCCGCAACAACAGAATTTGCACGGAGAGAATTCTCTTCCACTGATACCTGAAACTAATAAGGTTTGGATTTAAATGTCcgtatctaaaatatataaccaaaaaaataagacGCATGAACACATACAACCATCAACATCTAGATTCAGCTATAGATGGAAAGACGAACAAACTACCTTTGTATCCTCTACACAGTCTTTGTCTTGAATGCTTCCGTTAGTTGTGTAAAACAGATCTTCAGCTTTCTCTGCCCGACTGCCACCTTCTATCTCTTTCAGAGCACCGATCAACCGGTCTTTCCACTGGAACAAATTACAACATAGGGATCAAAacaattgaaaacaaaaacaactccATGGAGAACAGTCTACCTCAACATATACAAGAATAGTTAAACCACTATTAACTGATTAGTAAGATATGATAGTAAGTAAGCCAGTCAGTAAAAAACACATGATCCAGACATCCAAACGCATTAGCTAACAATCTACAGATTTTATTTTGGGAAGATCAAATACAAAGCACTGGACAATGCTCGGGGTAAAGCAAATAATCAATCGTACACTAATGAACTAAAT encodes:
- the LOC106345469 gene encoding uncharacterized protein LOC106345469, translating into MTQRANPKTGCLTAVVRRLLCSGSQQTHPSDNILDSDETLQLLSTYEEIEEPKKETKTETQTQEDDVSPPPPPNVVAKLMGLDDPAPGSNRFRYFDDSGSAVARSKSVNFMDYILRVKEEEEEDEKDGHLTCRRVRASVSFREIVPTSARSSSNQQQKKHDFLLMYLDKLDEKRELVGSSSSSRSKRFEKVLEDSKKPPLPPPEKKKENEKVAKKFKDERRKVAKKKKKSENGSDHVNGAKKVRWFLSPSKSKSTEKMALLGGGGGECKNIPADEFSGKETESPENKSNASPVSVLDRDLYDYLILDDDYYFSGDSESASELSTKQVETTAAKSSCSSSPARTRTNSKKENNNNTNSDSEETEFITKLMNMLSDLSEEDMKSSTWVSTSSTKPVDYTQVEDFCVEFGQEILDLVMDQLVDELLYLV
- the LOC106435450 gene encoding trihelix transcription factor GT-3a gives rise to the protein MDRRNPFHHHDHQLYQLIQQQQLPPPPQSTTVAMDLGGGGERIPQWSIDETKELLGIREELDQTFMETKRNKLLWEVVVAKMADKGFARSAEQCKSKWKNLVSRYKVCETTEPEPIRQQFPFYNEIQSIFTARMQRMLWSEPRTSSKRKHNQFSSDEEVEEVAELNQDINKELLSFVETQKKDTEVITTSTFTNPKKRAKKGKGTSKAETAGSTLKEMLEDFMRQTVKMEKEWRDAWEMKAREKEKREKEWQRRMAELEEERAAAERRWMEREDERRLREEARAQKRDTLIDVLLNQLNRDQDDDQHQGF